The region GTCGAGGCAGATGTTACAAATAAAGAATTGATGAGTGAGGTACTTGAAAATAATGAATTTGATTATATTTATCACTTAGCAGCGATTGCGAGTGTGGCGGATTCAGTTGAGCGTCCTATTGAGACACATCAAATTAATTTTGAAAGTGTATTACTTTTATTAGAACTAATCAAAAGTAAACAGCCTGATTTAAAAAGATTAGTCTTTTCGTCATCAGCAGCAGTTTACGGCGATGAACCAACCCTGCCGAAGGAAGAAGAGTCTGTTATTCGTCCCTTAACAGCCTATGCTATTGATAAGTTTGCAGCAGAAAAATACGTACTGGCATATAGTCATTTGTATAACGTTCCGACTAGTGCGGTAAGATTTTTCAATGTCTATGGACCAAATCAAAATCCTAGTTCACCCTATTCAGGAGTTATTTCAATTTTAGTAGATCGATTAGAGCGGCACTTGCGAGGTGAAGAGGTTGATTTTACAGTCTTTGGTGATGGATCTCAATCACGTGATTTTGTCTATGTTAAAGATGTTATAGCAGCCTTACTTCTTGTCGGTGAGTCAAAGAAATCATTAGGAGAAGTATACAACGTAGGGACAGGGCAAGCCACTTCGTTAAATCGTTTGATTGAATTGGCTAAAACTAATGTTAAGTCAGAGCTTCCAATAAATTATCAAGAGGGACGCCAAGGTGATATCCCTCATTCTTATGCTAATATTTCAAAATTAAAAGCTTTGGGTTTTAGTGGTCACTATACAATCGAAGAAGGCCTGGAAGAATATCTTAAAAATATGTTTAATCAACCCTAAAAATAGTAATTAAAAGTAAAGCAGTTTTGCCATTACATAGGTAAGACTGCTTTTTTATTTTTCTAGTTAAAATATAATACATTTTCCCATGTAGCTTATTTATTGTTAAAAAGTAAAATAAGAATGATTCTAAATAGAAAAACAGATTTTATATTGTAATAAGATAAAAATATTATATAATAGAAAGAGTTATTAGAATGTCAAGTTCTAAAAATTCGCTTAAATAGAAAAAATAGAGAATATTAAGATAGTGGAGGAGTAAGATGGAAGAAACAATTAGTTTACAGGAAATTTTTAATATTTTAAAGAAACGCTTAGTTTTGATATTAAGTAGTATGTTTGTTGGGATTGGGATTGCAGCGATCTTAACTTTCTTAATCATTACGCCAAAATATGCAAGTAATACGCAGTTAATCGTAAAGATGCCCAAAACCGAAGAAGGTAGTGCAAATGCCGCGGATGTAAATGCGACGTTGATGATGATCAATACGTACAAAGATATTATCAAATCAAGTGTTGTGGTTGAAAAGGCTCATGAGCGTTTAGTAGAAAAAAATCAGTTTACAGGTGAAGCTAACCAAATTCAAAGCATGTTAACTGTTAGTCAAGAACAAAATTCACAAATGTTTACGATTAAAGCGATTGGGACTAGTCCTAAAGAAGCCCAAGCAGTAGCTGGGACAGTGGCGGAAGTCTTCCAAGAGAAAGCGAAAGAAATCATTGATGTTGATAAGATTTCTATTATTGCCAAAGCGTCGCTAAATGAAAAACCAGTCTCACCTAATAATAAATTAAACTTAATTATTGGAGCCATTTTAGGGATAGTTGTTGGATTAGGTTTTAGTTTACTAGCTGAGTTACTAGATAAGACAGTCAAAGATGACAGCTTTATACGCGACACTTTAGGATTTCCAATCTTAGGCTCAGTACCACAAATGAGTGAAAAAGATCTGACACAAGCAATGGGAAGTCAAGGAGTAGTTCAAAATATAGATGAGTCAAGTATGACAACAAATAGTCGTCGTAGTCGCTCAGCAGAAAGGTAGGGAGCAGATGTTTAAAAAGAAAAATGAACTTAAAAATATAATGCCTAAAGGCGTTAGCTTAATTACTTTGAAAAATAAAAATTCACCAGTGTCCGAACAATATCGGACGATCAGAACCAATATCCAGTTTGCGATGGCTGAGAGTTCACTTAAAACAATAGTCGTGACATCGTCAGGTCCTAGCGAAGGAAAATCAACAACCTCAGCCAATTTAGCGGTGGTCTTTGCTAACTCTGGCTTACGTGTTTTATTGGTAGATGCAGACTTACGAAAACCGACTGTTGCGAAGACTTTTAATCTGAAAAATGAGCGTGGGTTGAGTAATTTATTAGGGATGCATGAAATAGCAGTAACGGACGTTGCGCAACAAACCTTAGTTGAAAATCTAATGGTTTTACCAAGTGGACCGAAACCTTCTAATCCATCGGAAATGTTAAGTTCACCCAAAATGAACCATGTGATTAGCCAAATGGAGCAGTATTTTGATTTGGTTATTTTTGACATGCCACCGGTAGTCGCGGTAACGGATGCCCAAATCATGTCAGCTAAAGTTGATGGCACGATTTTAGTCGTTCGTGAGGGTATTTCGAATAAAAATGCTTTATTAAAAGCGAAGCATTTATTGGAAATGGTGGATGCTAATATCCTAGGAGCAGTTTACAACGGATCACAACAAAGTGCCGATCAAGGTTATTATTACTACGGAAGTTAGAAAGGAGACTATTATGATTGATTTACATTGCCATCTCTTACCAGGAGTAGATGATGGTGCGCAAACAATTGATGACTCACTAGCTTTGGCTAAAAAGGCAGTTTCTCAAGGTATTAGCCACATTCTTTGCACTCCTCATCACAATAATCATCGCTATGACAATCCCAGTGCTAAAGTAATCTCAGCAGTAGCTGAGTTACAAGCAGTCTTGGATCAAGAGAATATTCCTCTGACTGTTTACGAAGGTCAAGAAGTTCATCTGACAGGTGAATTACTAGAAGACTTTGATGCGGGAAATTTATTATGTGCTGACTTATCAAATCGTTATCTATTGGTTGAGTTTCCTAGTCAAGATGTCCCTGCCTATACAGAAATGGTCTTCTTGGGCCTTCTCACAAGAAAGGTTACCCCGATTATCGTTCATCCGGAACGTAATCGGGTTTTTATGGAGGAACCGAATAAATTATTACCATTTCTAGAGATGGGCTGTCTGACACAATTAACTGCCCCAAGCTATGTAGGAGTCTTTGGTAAAAAAATCCAAAAAGTGGCGAAGCAGATGGTGAAGCATAATTTAGTTCAGATGGTCGCAAGTGATGCTCATAATTTAAAAACACGGACTTTTTATTTAAAAGAAGCCTATGAGCAGATTGAAAAAGATTTTGGAAAAGAAAAGTTAGAAGCATTAAAAAAAGTGACACGGCACGTCATCAATGGGGATGAGGCCGTCGTCGCTGAACCAAGGGAAGTAAAAAAAAGTTTTTTAGGGTTGTAGTAGTTGGAAAGGGAGTTTGGGTAAGTGTCTAGAAAAGTAAAAATCAGTATTTTGATCAGTGTCGATCTATTTTTAATAAGTGTTGCCAATATTTTTTCGTATTTGTTTTTAATCCCTTTTGTAGGGGTGACAGATCACTTAATGTTTAAAACCTTAGGGATACAAATTATTTTGTATTTGATTTTAGGGTTTATGTTTAATATTTTTACACGAGTCAATCGTTATACTAATTTAAATGAAATTGTTTCAATATTAGCTGCAACAACGTTGGCTTATTTAATAGAAGCGATAGTTTTTTTTATACGTGGGATTAGTCATAGTCAACGTTATTTATTATTAACTTATTTATTGACGACCTTTTTTATTATTGCTAGTCGCATTAGTTGGAAAGTATTCATCGAACATCGCAATAAACGAGTGGAGCCAAAGTATCCATGTAAACCAACGCTAGTAATTGGAGCAGGTGCTGGTGGAGCAGTCCTGATTTCAACCTTAGAGCGTCAAAATTCAAAATTTAATATTATGGGATTGATTGATGATGATCCTAATAAAGCGAATACAGTGTTCTGTGGGAAGAAAGTTAGAGGAACAACAAAAAACTTACAAGAAATTGTCCAAAAATATGATGTTGAACAAGTTATTATTGCTATCCCGTCTTTGAAAGCCAAAGGGTTTGAAAGAATTTTAAAAGAATTAGATCAAACAAATGTAAAGGTCAGCTCAATGCCTTCGATCGAAGAAATAGTCAATGGTGATGTTAGTGTGACCAAATTACGTGAAATTGATGTGGTTGATTTATTAGGGCGAGAAGAAGTGAAGTTAGATACAGAAGTCCTAGCAACACAACTAACCAATCAAACGATTATGGTCACAGGAGCTGGCGGTTCGATTGGTTCAGAGATTTGTCGCCAGGTAATGCGCTTTACCCCTAAAAAAATTATTTTAGTCGGTCATGGTGAAAATTCGATTTATTTAATTGATAAGGAATTACGCCAAACATTTAAAGAGAAACAAACAGAAATTGTCCCAGTGATTGCCGATATCCAAGATCGTGAGCGCATTTTTGATGTAGTTAAAACTCACCAACCAGCGATTATCTATCACGCAGCGGCTCATAAACATGTGCCAATGATGGAGTATAATCCAACGGAAGCTGTAAAAAATAATGTCTATGGAACTAAAAATGTAGCGGAAGCGGCTAAGGCTAATCATGTTACTTCCTTTGTGATGGTGTCAACGGATAAAGCGAATAATCCTCCAAATGTAATGGGATCAACAAAACGGATTGCTGAAATGATTGTGACAGGTTTAAATGAAGCAGGTGGCACAAAATTTTCAGCAGTTCGTTTTGGAAATGTTTTAGGAAGCCGAGGGAGTGTCGTACCACTTTTTAAAGAGCAATTATCTAAAGGTGGTCCTCTAACAGTAACCGATATGCGGATGACGCGTTACTTTATGACGATCCCTGAGGCAAGTCGGTTAGTCTTACAATCAGGAGCGTTAGCTAAAGGTGGCGAAGTGTTCGTTTTAGATATGGGTGACCCTGTTAAGATTAGTCATTTGGCAGAGCAAGTCATCAAGTTGAGTGGCATGTCGACGGATGAAATTAAAATTGTTGAAACCGGTATTCGACCAGGTGAAAAACTGTATGAAGAGTTATTGGTAGATAAAGAATTAGCACCAGAGCAAATCTATGACAAAATTTTCGTAGGAAATGTGACTGGTTTCCCAGTTGAAGAGGTCTTGGATTTTGTTGAAACATTACCAGAAGAAGAAGACGCCTTAGCTAAAGAGCTTGTTAGCTATGCGAATCAATCAAGTAAAGGATAGAGGCTATGTACGATAGAGGTATAAAGAGAAGTATTGATTTCATCCTTGCGTTAGTAGGATTAATTATTTTGTCCCCCATTTTTTTGATTATTATTTTAGCGATAAAGTTAGATACACCAGGACCTGTGATTTTCATGCAAAAAAGGGTTGGACTAAATAAAAGTCATTTCAATATTTATAAGTTTCGAACAATGCGTATTGATACACCAAAAGAGATGCCAACTCATTTATTAGATAATCCAGATTATTTTATTACTAAGGTAGGAGCATTTCTAAGAAAAACTAGTTTGGACGAAATTCCCCAAATTATTAATATTTTAAAAGGTGAAATGGCAATTATTGGTCCACGACCAGCTTTGTGGAATCAGTATGATTTAATAGCTGAGCGAGATAAGTATGGTGCCAATAACATCAGACCAGGACTAACTGGTTGGGCACAAATTAATGGTCGTGATGAGTTAGAAATCCCTTTAAAAGCTAAACTTGACGGTGAGTATGTCACAAAAGAAAGCTTTTTGATGGATGTTAAGTGCTTCTTAGGTACAATTATTTCAGTTTTTAAATCCGAAGGTGTTGTAGAAGGTAAGTCTGAAAAAAGTAAAGAAGGTCATTAACGATGAAAAAAATTTTAATTACGGGTGAAAATAGTTATATCGGAATGGCCTTGGTAAAGTGGCTAGAAGACTATCCTAAAAAATTTGATGTTACTTCTATTAGTGTCAAGGGAAGTGAGTGGCAAAAGAAAGATTTTTCGAAATACGATACTATCATCCATGTAGCGGGTTTAGCCCATAAGAAGGAAACTGAAGATAATAAGTTTTTATATGATGAAGTAAATCATCAATTAGTTCGCCATGTCAGTGATAAAGCTGAATCGGAAGGTGTTAAGCACTTTGTATTTTTAAGTTCTATGAGTGTTTATGGTGATGTGAGGGGGAAAGTTGATGAGACGACTCCGTTATCACCAAATACCTACTATGGAAAATCAAAACTAAAAGCTGAAAATTATCTTCAAAATATTTGTTCAGATACCATGAAAATTGCAATCATTCGTCCGCCTATGGTTTATGGAAGTGGATGTAAAGGCAACTATGTATCTTTGGCTAAGTTGGCTAGAAAAACGCCAATATTTCCTAATATCACTAATCAACGAAGTATGATTTTTATAGATAATCTATGCTTATATATAGAAATGATTATTGAAAATGTTTTAGAAGGTGTATTTTATCCTCAAAATCTTGAATTAGTTAACACTTCAGACTTAGTAAAACTTATAGCTAGTAATAATAAACATCAAATTTATTTTACTAAACTGAGTAATCCTTTATTGAGGTTTTTATTAAATAGACAAACTGTTATTTCCAAAGTTTTTGGTTCACTGTATTATGATCCAAAAATGAGTCTTTTAAAAGTAGAGGAACTAGATACAGAGCTTGTGAAAAGAATGAAATTTTTTACAGAAACGGTATTGTTGACAGAGGAGAAGATATAATTTATGAAAAAAGATGTTTTGTTTTTATGCCAATATTTTTATCCTGAATATATTTCCTCTGCTACTTTACCTAGAGACGTAGCATTATCTTTAAAAAAATCAGGAATGAGTGTTGATGTTTTAACAGGTTTCCCATATGAGTATAATGATGGAGAAAAAGTTGAGAAAAAAGAAAGCTATAAAGGAATTAATATTCAACGAGTAAAGTACTTAAAATTAAAGAGAAGTAATTTTATTGGTCGTTTAGTCAATTTTTTCTCTTTTTTTTGTTCTATGTCATTTAAACTTTTAAAATTAAGGCATTATAAAATTATAATTGTTTATTCTAATCCACCTATTTTGCCGTTATTGGCTATTTGGGCTAATAAATTATTTAAAACTAAAATTATTTTTGTTGGTTTTGATATTTATCCTGAGATAGCAATTAATACACGTTCTTTAAAAAAGAATAGTGTAATAGATAAAGTTATGACATACATTAATAACAAGTTATTTAATTCAGTAGATCGGGTAGTTGCTCTATCAAATGATATGAAGGATTTTTTGATTAATAATAGAAACATTGAGGAACATAAAATTAAAGTTATACCAAATTGGTATGAAATCGAAAATATGGAGACGATAGTTTATGATTTTCCAACTCTAGATACGTTTATTGAAAATTCAGATTTAGTTGTTTCTTATTTTGGTAATATGGGAATATGTCAAGATATGCAGACCATTTTAGATGCCATGTTACTTTTAAAAAAACAACCACGTATTAAATTTTTATTAGCAGGTCACGGTGTGAAAAAAGATGAGATAAAAATATTTATAGAGGAAAATAATTTAAGTAATGCTGTTGTCTTTGATTTTTTACAAGGTCAGGATTACAAATATGCTTTGTCACGTAGTGATTGTTTTGTTGTAAGTTTGGAAGATTCAGTTGAAGGGTTAGCTGTTCCAAGTAAAACATACAGCTATATGATGGCTGGGAAAACCATTGTAAGTATCATGAATGATGAGACAGATATAGCTAAAGAAGTGGTGGGTAATAATCTAGGGGTACATGTTTCTAATGGCTGTAGTAAAGAATTGGCAGAAAAATTAATGTTTTTAGCTAACAATAATGATTTTCTATTGGAAAGTGGAAAAAATGCAAGAGAACGATTTTTAAGTAAATATACAACAGAGAAATGTACTAAGCAGTATCTTGAGATGATAGAGGAGATGTTATAAATGGAAAAAGAAAATATGTTTAGTTGTAAAACGTTATTAATTACAGGTGGGACAGGATCTTTTGGTAATGCGGTTATGGAAAGATTTTTAGATACAGATATTAAAGAGATTCGTATTTTTTCTCGTGATGAAAAAAAACAAGACGATATGCGTAAAGTTTATAAAAATGATAAATTAAAATTTTATATAGGTGATGTTCGCGATTTACAAAGTGTGAAAAATGCCATGCATGATGTCGATTATGTTTTCCATGCGGCAGCATTAAAACAAGTTCCATCATGTGAATTTTTCCCATTAGAAGCGGTTAAAACAAATGTGGTTGGAACTGAAAATGTTTTAACTGCAGCAATAGATGAGGGTGTAAAAAAGGTAATTTGTTTATCTACTGATAAAGCTGCTTATCCAATCAATGCAATGGGAATTTCTAAAGCAATGATGGAAAAAGTATTTGTTGCTAAGTCAAGAACAGTTAGTCCTGATAAAACATTAATCTGTGGAACACGTTATGGAAATGTTATGGCATCACGTGGTTCTGTTATTCCATTATTTATTGATCAAATTAAGAATGGTGAACAATTGACCGTAACAGATCCCAATATGACTCGTTTCCTTATGAGTCTAGAGGAAGCGGTGGAGTTAGTAGTCTTTGCTTTCCAAAATGCTGAAGCAGGAGATATTATGGTTCAAAAATCACCAGC is a window of Vagococcus intermedius DNA encoding:
- a CDS encoding NAD-dependent epimerase/dehydratase family protein; this encodes MSKYLITGGAGFIGSTLANHLSSDHEVMVIDDLSMGDVSNLVDRVNLTFVEADVTNKELMSEVLENNEFDYIYHLAAIASVADSVERPIETHQINFESVLLLLELIKSKQPDLKRLVFSSSAAVYGDEPTLPKEEESVIRPLTAYAIDKFAAEKYVLAYSHLYNVPTSAVRFFNVYGPNQNPSSPYSGVISILVDRLERHLRGEEVDFTVFGDGSQSRDFVYVKDVIAALLLVGESKKSLGEVYNVGTGQATSLNRLIELAKTNVKSELPINYQEGRQGDIPHSYANISKLKALGFSGHYTIEEGLEEYLKNMFNQP
- a CDS encoding YveK family protein, translating into MEETISLQEIFNILKKRLVLILSSMFVGIGIAAILTFLIITPKYASNTQLIVKMPKTEEGSANAADVNATLMMINTYKDIIKSSVVVEKAHERLVEKNQFTGEANQIQSMLTVSQEQNSQMFTIKAIGTSPKEAQAVAGTVAEVFQEKAKEIIDVDKISIIAKASLNEKPVSPNNKLNLIIGAILGIVVGLGFSLLAELLDKTVKDDSFIRDTLGFPILGSVPQMSEKDLTQAMGSQGVVQNIDESSMTTNSRRSRSAER
- a CDS encoding CpsD/CapB family tyrosine-protein kinase; this translates as MFKKKNELKNIMPKGVSLITLKNKNSPVSEQYRTIRTNIQFAMAESSLKTIVVTSSGPSEGKSTTSANLAVVFANSGLRVLLVDADLRKPTVAKTFNLKNERGLSNLLGMHEIAVTDVAQQTLVENLMVLPSGPKPSNPSEMLSSPKMNHVISQMEQYFDLVIFDMPPVVAVTDAQIMSAKVDGTILVVREGISNKNALLKAKHLLEMVDANILGAVYNGSQQSADQGYYYYGS
- a CDS encoding tyrosine-protein phosphatase, which produces MIDLHCHLLPGVDDGAQTIDDSLALAKKAVSQGISHILCTPHHNNHRYDNPSAKVISAVAELQAVLDQENIPLTVYEGQEVHLTGELLEDFDAGNLLCADLSNRYLLVEFPSQDVPAYTEMVFLGLLTRKVTPIIVHPERNRVFMEEPNKLLPFLEMGCLTQLTAPSYVGVFGKKIQKVAKQMVKHNLVQMVASDAHNLKTRTFYLKEAYEQIEKDFGKEKLEALKKVTRHVINGDEAVVAEPREVKKSFLGL
- a CDS encoding polysaccharide biosynthesis protein, with the translated sequence MSRKVKISILISVDLFLISVANIFSYLFLIPFVGVTDHLMFKTLGIQIILYLILGFMFNIFTRVNRYTNLNEIVSILAATTLAYLIEAIVFFIRGISHSQRYLLLTYLLTTFFIIASRISWKVFIEHRNKRVEPKYPCKPTLVIGAGAGGAVLISTLERQNSKFNIMGLIDDDPNKANTVFCGKKVRGTTKNLQEIVQKYDVEQVIIAIPSLKAKGFERILKELDQTNVKVSSMPSIEEIVNGDVSVTKLREIDVVDLLGREEVKLDTEVLATQLTNQTIMVTGAGGSIGSEICRQVMRFTPKKIILVGHGENSIYLIDKELRQTFKEKQTEIVPVIADIQDRERIFDVVKTHQPAIIYHAAAHKHVPMMEYNPTEAVKNNVYGTKNVAEAAKANHVTSFVMVSTDKANNPPNVMGSTKRIAEMIVTGLNEAGGTKFSAVRFGNVLGSRGSVVPLFKEQLSKGGPLTVTDMRMTRYFMTIPEASRLVLQSGALAKGGEVFVLDMGDPVKISHLAEQVIKLSGMSTDEIKIVETGIRPGEKLYEELLVDKELAPEQIYDKIFVGNVTGFPVEEVLDFVETLPEEEDALAKELVSYANQSSKG
- a CDS encoding sugar transferase; its protein translation is MYDRGIKRSIDFILALVGLIILSPIFLIIILAIKLDTPGPVIFMQKRVGLNKSHFNIYKFRTMRIDTPKEMPTHLLDNPDYFITKVGAFLRKTSLDEIPQIINILKGEMAIIGPRPALWNQYDLIAERDKYGANNIRPGLTGWAQINGRDELEIPLKAKLDGEYVTKESFLMDVKCFLGTIISVFKSEGVVEGKSEKSKEGH
- a CDS encoding NAD-dependent epimerase/dehydratase family protein — translated: MKKILITGENSYIGMALVKWLEDYPKKFDVTSISVKGSEWQKKDFSKYDTIIHVAGLAHKKETEDNKFLYDEVNHQLVRHVSDKAESEGVKHFVFLSSMSVYGDVRGKVDETTPLSPNTYYGKSKLKAENYLQNICSDTMKIAIIRPPMVYGSGCKGNYVSLAKLARKTPIFPNITNQRSMIFIDNLCLYIEMIIENVLEGVFYPQNLELVNTSDLVKLIASNNKHQIYFTKLSNPLLRFLLNRQTVISKVFGSLYYDPKMSLLKVEELDTELVKRMKFFTETVLLTEEKI
- a CDS encoding glycosyltransferase family 4 protein; this encodes MKKDVLFLCQYFYPEYISSATLPRDVALSLKKSGMSVDVLTGFPYEYNDGEKVEKKESYKGINIQRVKYLKLKRSNFIGRLVNFFSFFCSMSFKLLKLRHYKIIIVYSNPPILPLLAIWANKLFKTKIIFVGFDIYPEIAINTRSLKKNSVIDKVMTYINNKLFNSVDRVVALSNDMKDFLINNRNIEEHKIKVIPNWYEIENMETIVYDFPTLDTFIENSDLVVSYFGNMGICQDMQTILDAMLLLKKQPRIKFLLAGHGVKKDEIKIFIEENNLSNAVVFDFLQGQDYKYALSRSDCFVVSLEDSVEGLAVPSKTYSYMMAGKTIVSIMNDETDIAKEVVGNNLGVHVSNGCSKELAEKLMFLANNNDFLLESGKNARERFLSKYTTEKCTKQYLEMIEEML
- a CDS encoding nucleoside-diphosphate sugar epimerase/dehydratase: MFSCKTLLITGGTGSFGNAVMERFLDTDIKEIRIFSRDEKKQDDMRKVYKNDKLKFYIGDVRDLQSVKNAMHDVDYVFHAAALKQVPSCEFFPLEAVKTNVVGTENVLTAAIDEGVKKVICLSTDKAAYPINAMGISKAMMEKVFVAKSRTVSPDKTLICGTRYGNVMASRGSVIPLFIDQIKNGEQLTVTDPNMTRFLMSLEEAVELVVFAFQNAEAGDIMVQKSPASTIRDLAQALQELFNYDKEIKVIGTRHGEKLYETLLTKEEYIKADDLEGFYRVPADNRDLNYDKFFNDGSEELTEQNEYNSHNTHRLSIDEIKEKLMELDYVRSEVESWNN